From the Conger conger chromosome 14, fConCon1.1, whole genome shotgun sequence genome, one window contains:
- the LOC133110030 gene encoding myosin-binding protein H-like isoform X14, whose amino-acid sequence MPFKAVIKKAPSKKPLAKKAEPAPVPEPEPAPAEAPPAEAAPAEVAPVEAAPAAEAAPAPDAAPPAESAAAPAPPPAKEAPAEAEAAAAPAAEEVAAPAPAEPEKPADAAAAPPAEEPKAPTPPPPEAAAAPPAEEPKAPTPPPPEVPTSEPLNVSVEDVNDTTLTIRWRPPEKIGSGLDGYTVEYCKDQTTDWIVANPEPTPANRLVIKNLTTSDLLHVRVISVNPGGPSPPGLLAEPVIVREVVDRPKIHLPRILRTRYVKKVGEKINLVIPFSGKPKPVVSWSKDGQALDAKTVNIRNTDKDSILFIRQADRVHSGQYEMCVKVDSFEDKATITLQIVELPGPPTSVKLVDTWGFNAALEWTPPQDSGNTEITGYTVQKADKKTGDWFTVLEHYHRLNGTVSDLVMGNTYSFRVFSENKVGRSEEAAVTKTTAQIQKIGVKYEPVDYKERDFTEAPKFTTPLSDRAATVGYSTKLLCAVRGYPKPKVEWMKNSMIIGEDPKFRMINHQGICTLEIRKPSSFDGGVYTCRAKNLLGEAAVACKLEVKQVINPAAEKK is encoded by the exons ATGCCATTCAAGGCTGTCATCAAGAAGGCGCCGTCGAAGAAGCCGCTGGCGAAAAAGGCCGAGCCAGCTCCGGTGCCCGAACCCGAGCCCGCACCTGCTGAGGCTCCCCCCGCAGAAGCGGCGCCAGCCGAGGTCGCTCCGGTGGAAGCCGCTCCGGCCGCTGAGGCCGCTCCTGCGCCAGATGCTGCTCCCCCGGCAGAAAGCGCCGCTGCTCCGGCTCCACCCCCTGCCAAAGAAGCTCCGGCAGAAG CTGAAGCCGCTGCCGCTCCGGCTGCAGAAGAGGTCGCTGCGCCTGCGCCAGCTGAACCTGAGAAACCCGCTGACG CTGCTGCCGCACCCCCAGCCGAGGAACCCAAAGCACctacacctcctcctccagaag CTGCTGCCGCACCCCCAGCCGAGGAACCCAAAGCCCCTACGCCGCCTCCTCCGGAAG TGCCCACCAGCGAGCCTCTTAACGTGAGCGTGGAGGATGTCAACGACACCACGCTCACGATCAGATGGAGACCCCCAGAGAAGATCGGCTCTGGCCTGGATGGATACACCGTGGAGTACTGCAAAGACCAAA CGACCGACTGGATTGTTGCTAACCCTGAGCCCACACCAGCCAACCGCTTGGTGATCAAAAACCTGACCACCAGCGACCTTCTTCACGTCCGAGTAATCTCTGTCAACCCCGGCGGCCCCAGCCCCCCAGGGCTCCTAGCTGAACCCGTCATCGTGCGCGAAgtcgtgg ATCGCCCCAAAATCCATCTGCCTCGCATCCTGAGAACCAGATATGTGAAAAAGGTTGGCGAAAAGATCAACCTTGTCATCCCCTTTTCG ggCAAACCCAAACCGGTGGTGAGCTGGTCCAAGGACGGCCAGGCCCTGGACGCAAAGACGGTGAACATCCGCAACACCGACAAGGACAGCATCCTGTTCATCCGGCAGGCGGACAGGGTCCACTCGGGCCAGTACGAGATGTGCGTGAAGGTCGACAGCTTCGAGGACAAGGCCACCATCACACTGCAGATCGTCG AACTTCCAGGTCCCCCGACCAGCGTTAAGCTTGTGGACACCTGGGGCTTCAACGCGGCCCTGGAATGGACCCCGCCCCAGGACAGTGGCAACACAGAAATCACGGGGTACACCGTTCAGAAAGCCGACAAGAAAACCGGG GACTGGTTCACGGTGCTGGAGCACTATCACAGGCTCAACGGCACTGTCTCCGACCTCGTCATGGGCAACACCTACTCCTTCAGAGTCTTCTCCGAGAACAAGGTCGGCCGCAGCGAAGAGGCGGCCGTCACCAAGACAACGGCGCAGATTCAGAAAATAG GTGTAAAATATGAGCCTGTGGATTACAAGGAGCGTGACTTCACCGAAGCGCCCAAATTCACCACTCCCCTCAGTGACCGGGCTGCCACTGTGGGCTACTCCACCAAACTCCTGTGTGCCGTGAGAGGGTATCCAAAG CCCAAAGTTGAGTGGATGAAGAACTCCATGATCATCGGCGAGGACCCCAAGTTCAGGATGATCAACCATCAGGGAATCTGCACCCTGGAGATCCGCAAGCCGTCCAGCTTCGACGGCGGGGTCTACACCTGCCGGGCGAAGAACCTCCTCGGGGAGGCGGCCGTGGCCTGCAAGCTGGAGGTCAAAC AGGTCATAAACCCTGCCGCTGAAAAGAAGTAA
- the LOC133110030 gene encoding myosin-binding protein H-like isoform X2 yields the protein MPFKAVIKKAPSKKPLAKKAEPAPVPEPEPAPAEAPPAEAAPAEVAPVEAAPAAEAAPAPDAAPPAESAAAPAPPPAKEAPAEAEAAAAPAAEEVAAPAPAEPEKPADVPEAPSVEEASVAPPAASEPEAPAKAEEPAEKAAAPAAVEAETPAEAAAPSEVTLPAPPAAAEGEAPAQAAAPAPEEPAAAPEAAAPEAPADAAAAPPAEEPKAPTPPPPEVPTSEPLNVSVEDVNDTTLTIRWRPPEKIGSGLDGYTVEYCKDQTTDWIVANPEPTPANRLVIKNLTTSDLLHVRVISVNPGGPSPPGLLAEPVIVREVVDRPKIHLPRILRTRYVKKVGEKINLVIPFSGKPKPVVSWSKDGQALDAKTVNIRNTDKDSILFIRQADRVHSGQYEMCVKVDSFEDKATITLQIVELPGPPTSVKLVDTWGFNAALEWTPPQDSGNTEITGYTVQKADKKTGDWFTVLEHYHRLNGTVSDLVMGNTYSFRVFSENKVGRSEEAAVTKTTAQIQKIGVKYEPVDYKERDFTEAPKFTTPLSDRAATVGYSTKLLCAVRGYPKPKVEWMKNSMIIGEDPKFRMINHQGICTLEIRKPSSFDGGVYTCRAKNLLGEAAVACKLEVKQVINPAAEKK from the exons ATGCCATTCAAGGCTGTCATCAAGAAGGCGCCGTCGAAGAAGCCGCTGGCGAAAAAGGCCGAGCCAGCTCCGGTGCCCGAACCCGAGCCCGCACCTGCTGAGGCTCCCCCCGCAGAAGCGGCGCCAGCCGAGGTCGCTCCGGTGGAAGCCGCTCCGGCCGCTGAGGCCGCTCCTGCGCCAGATGCTGCTCCCCCGGCAGAAAGCGCCGCTGCTCCGGCTCCACCCCCTGCCAAAGAAGCTCCGGCAGAAG CTGAAGCCGCTGCCGCTCCGGCTGCAGAAGAGGTCGCTGCGCCTGCGCCAGCTGAACCTGAGAAACCCGCTGACG TCCCCGAGGCTCCCTCTGTGGAAGAAGCCAGTGTCGCCCCACCAGCCGCTTCGGAGCCGGAGGCACCGGCTAAAGCAGAGG AGCCCGCTGAGAAGGCTGCTGCTCCCGCTGCTGTTGAAGCCGAGACGCCTGCCGAGG ccgctgctccttcagaAGTAACGTTACCTGCTCCACCTGCTGCTGCCGAGGGCGAGGCGCCGGCCCAGG CCGCTGCCCCCGCTCCTGAGGAGCCCGCTGCTGCCCCAGAGGCAGCCGCCCCTGAGGCTCCCGCTGATG CTGCTGCCGCACCCCCAGCCGAGGAACCCAAAGCACctacacctcctcctccagaag TGCCCACCAGCGAGCCTCTTAACGTGAGCGTGGAGGATGTCAACGACACCACGCTCACGATCAGATGGAGACCCCCAGAGAAGATCGGCTCTGGCCTGGATGGATACACCGTGGAGTACTGCAAAGACCAAA CGACCGACTGGATTGTTGCTAACCCTGAGCCCACACCAGCCAACCGCTTGGTGATCAAAAACCTGACCACCAGCGACCTTCTTCACGTCCGAGTAATCTCTGTCAACCCCGGCGGCCCCAGCCCCCCAGGGCTCCTAGCTGAACCCGTCATCGTGCGCGAAgtcgtgg ATCGCCCCAAAATCCATCTGCCTCGCATCCTGAGAACCAGATATGTGAAAAAGGTTGGCGAAAAGATCAACCTTGTCATCCCCTTTTCG ggCAAACCCAAACCGGTGGTGAGCTGGTCCAAGGACGGCCAGGCCCTGGACGCAAAGACGGTGAACATCCGCAACACCGACAAGGACAGCATCCTGTTCATCCGGCAGGCGGACAGGGTCCACTCGGGCCAGTACGAGATGTGCGTGAAGGTCGACAGCTTCGAGGACAAGGCCACCATCACACTGCAGATCGTCG AACTTCCAGGTCCCCCGACCAGCGTTAAGCTTGTGGACACCTGGGGCTTCAACGCGGCCCTGGAATGGACCCCGCCCCAGGACAGTGGCAACACAGAAATCACGGGGTACACCGTTCAGAAAGCCGACAAGAAAACCGGG GACTGGTTCACGGTGCTGGAGCACTATCACAGGCTCAACGGCACTGTCTCCGACCTCGTCATGGGCAACACCTACTCCTTCAGAGTCTTCTCCGAGAACAAGGTCGGCCGCAGCGAAGAGGCGGCCGTCACCAAGACAACGGCGCAGATTCAGAAAATAG GTGTAAAATATGAGCCTGTGGATTACAAGGAGCGTGACTTCACCGAAGCGCCCAAATTCACCACTCCCCTCAGTGACCGGGCTGCCACTGTGGGCTACTCCACCAAACTCCTGTGTGCCGTGAGAGGGTATCCAAAG CCCAAAGTTGAGTGGATGAAGAACTCCATGATCATCGGCGAGGACCCCAAGTTCAGGATGATCAACCATCAGGGAATCTGCACCCTGGAGATCCGCAAGCCGTCCAGCTTCGACGGCGGGGTCTACACCTGCCGGGCGAAGAACCTCCTCGGGGAGGCGGCCGTGGCCTGCAAGCTGGAGGTCAAAC AGGTCATAAACCCTGCCGCTGAAAAGAAGTAA
- the LOC133110030 gene encoding myosin-binding protein H-like isoform X4: MPFKAVIKKAPSKKPLAKKAEPAPVPEPEPAPAEAPPAEAAPAEVAPVEAAPAAEAAPAPDAAPPAESAAAPAPPPAKEAPAEAEAAAAPAAEEVAAPAPAEPEKPADVPEAPSVEEASVAPPAASEPEAPAKAEEPAEKAAAPAAVEAETPAEAAAPSEVTLPAPPAAAEGEAPAQAAAAPPAEEPKAPTPPPPEAAAAPPAEEPKAPTPPPPEVPTSEPLNVSVEDVNDTTLTIRWRPPEKIGSGLDGYTVEYCKDQTTDWIVANPEPTPANRLVIKNLTTSDLLHVRVISVNPGGPSPPGLLAEPVIVREVVDRPKIHLPRILRTRYVKKVGEKINLVIPFSGKPKPVVSWSKDGQALDAKTVNIRNTDKDSILFIRQADRVHSGQYEMCVKVDSFEDKATITLQIVELPGPPTSVKLVDTWGFNAALEWTPPQDSGNTEITGYTVQKADKKTGDWFTVLEHYHRLNGTVSDLVMGNTYSFRVFSENKVGRSEEAAVTKTTAQIQKIGVKYEPVDYKERDFTEAPKFTTPLSDRAATVGYSTKLLCAVRGYPKPKVEWMKNSMIIGEDPKFRMINHQGICTLEIRKPSSFDGGVYTCRAKNLLGEAAVACKLEVKQVINPAAEKK; this comes from the exons ATGCCATTCAAGGCTGTCATCAAGAAGGCGCCGTCGAAGAAGCCGCTGGCGAAAAAGGCCGAGCCAGCTCCGGTGCCCGAACCCGAGCCCGCACCTGCTGAGGCTCCCCCCGCAGAAGCGGCGCCAGCCGAGGTCGCTCCGGTGGAAGCCGCTCCGGCCGCTGAGGCCGCTCCTGCGCCAGATGCTGCTCCCCCGGCAGAAAGCGCCGCTGCTCCGGCTCCACCCCCTGCCAAAGAAGCTCCGGCAGAAG CTGAAGCCGCTGCCGCTCCGGCTGCAGAAGAGGTCGCTGCGCCTGCGCCAGCTGAACCTGAGAAACCCGCTGACG TCCCCGAGGCTCCCTCTGTGGAAGAAGCCAGTGTCGCCCCACCAGCCGCTTCGGAGCCGGAGGCACCGGCTAAAGCAGAGG AGCCCGCTGAGAAGGCTGCTGCTCCCGCTGCTGTTGAAGCCGAGACGCCTGCCGAGG ccgctgctccttcagaAGTAACGTTACCTGCTCCACCTGCTGCTGCCGAGGGCGAGGCGCCGGCCCAGG CTGCTGCCGCACCCCCAGCCGAGGAACCCAAAGCACctacacctcctcctccagaag CTGCTGCCGCACCCCCAGCCGAGGAACCCAAAGCCCCTACGCCGCCTCCTCCGGAAG TGCCCACCAGCGAGCCTCTTAACGTGAGCGTGGAGGATGTCAACGACACCACGCTCACGATCAGATGGAGACCCCCAGAGAAGATCGGCTCTGGCCTGGATGGATACACCGTGGAGTACTGCAAAGACCAAA CGACCGACTGGATTGTTGCTAACCCTGAGCCCACACCAGCCAACCGCTTGGTGATCAAAAACCTGACCACCAGCGACCTTCTTCACGTCCGAGTAATCTCTGTCAACCCCGGCGGCCCCAGCCCCCCAGGGCTCCTAGCTGAACCCGTCATCGTGCGCGAAgtcgtgg ATCGCCCCAAAATCCATCTGCCTCGCATCCTGAGAACCAGATATGTGAAAAAGGTTGGCGAAAAGATCAACCTTGTCATCCCCTTTTCG ggCAAACCCAAACCGGTGGTGAGCTGGTCCAAGGACGGCCAGGCCCTGGACGCAAAGACGGTGAACATCCGCAACACCGACAAGGACAGCATCCTGTTCATCCGGCAGGCGGACAGGGTCCACTCGGGCCAGTACGAGATGTGCGTGAAGGTCGACAGCTTCGAGGACAAGGCCACCATCACACTGCAGATCGTCG AACTTCCAGGTCCCCCGACCAGCGTTAAGCTTGTGGACACCTGGGGCTTCAACGCGGCCCTGGAATGGACCCCGCCCCAGGACAGTGGCAACACAGAAATCACGGGGTACACCGTTCAGAAAGCCGACAAGAAAACCGGG GACTGGTTCACGGTGCTGGAGCACTATCACAGGCTCAACGGCACTGTCTCCGACCTCGTCATGGGCAACACCTACTCCTTCAGAGTCTTCTCCGAGAACAAGGTCGGCCGCAGCGAAGAGGCGGCCGTCACCAAGACAACGGCGCAGATTCAGAAAATAG GTGTAAAATATGAGCCTGTGGATTACAAGGAGCGTGACTTCACCGAAGCGCCCAAATTCACCACTCCCCTCAGTGACCGGGCTGCCACTGTGGGCTACTCCACCAAACTCCTGTGTGCCGTGAGAGGGTATCCAAAG CCCAAAGTTGAGTGGATGAAGAACTCCATGATCATCGGCGAGGACCCCAAGTTCAGGATGATCAACCATCAGGGAATCTGCACCCTGGAGATCCGCAAGCCGTCCAGCTTCGACGGCGGGGTCTACACCTGCCGGGCGAAGAACCTCCTCGGGGAGGCGGCCGTGGCCTGCAAGCTGGAGGTCAAAC AGGTCATAAACCCTGCCGCTGAAAAGAAGTAA
- the LOC133110030 gene encoding myosin-binding protein H-like isoform X3 — protein sequence MPFKAVIKKAPSKKPLAKKAEPAPVPEPEPAPAEAPPAEAAPAEVAPVEAAPAAEAAPAPDAAPPAESAAAPAPPPAKEAPAEAEAAAAPAAEEVAAPAPAEPEKPADVPEAPSVEEASVAPPAASEPEAPAKAEEPAEKAAAPAAVEAETPAEAAAPSEVTLPAPPAAAEGEAPAQAAAPAPEEPAAAPEAAAPEAPADAAAAPPAEEPKAPTPPPPEVPTSEPLNVSVEDVNDTTLTIRWRPPEKIGSGLDGYTVEYCKDQTTDWIVANPEPTPANRLVIKNLTTSDLLHVRVISVNPGGPSPPGLLAEPVIVREVVDRPKIHLPRILRTRYVKKVGEKINLVIPFSGKPKPVVSWSKDGQALDAKTVNIRNTDKDSILFIRQADRVHSGQYEMCVKVDSFEDKATITLQIVELPGPPTSVKLVDTWGFNAALEWTPPQDSGNTEITGYTVQKADKKTGDWFTVLEHYHRLNGTVSDLVMGNTYSFRVFSENKVGRSEEAAVTKTTAQIQKIGVKYEPVDYKERDFTEAPKFTTPLSDRAATVGYSTKLLCAVRGYPKPKVEWMKNSMIIGEDPKFRMINHQGICTLEIRKPSSFDGGVYTCRAKNLLGEAAVACKLEVKQVINPAAEKK from the exons ATGCCATTCAAGGCTGTCATCAAGAAGGCGCCGTCGAAGAAGCCGCTGGCGAAAAAGGCCGAGCCAGCTCCGGTGCCCGAACCCGAGCCCGCACCTGCTGAGGCTCCCCCCGCAGAAGCGGCGCCAGCCGAGGTCGCTCCGGTGGAAGCCGCTCCGGCCGCTGAGGCCGCTCCTGCGCCAGATGCTGCTCCCCCGGCAGAAAGCGCCGCTGCTCCGGCTCCACCCCCTGCCAAAGAAGCTCCGGCAGAAG CTGAAGCCGCTGCCGCTCCGGCTGCAGAAGAGGTCGCTGCGCCTGCGCCAGCTGAACCTGAGAAACCCGCTGACG TCCCCGAGGCTCCCTCTGTGGAAGAAGCCAGTGTCGCCCCACCAGCCGCTTCGGAGCCGGAGGCACCGGCTAAAGCAGAGG AGCCCGCTGAGAAGGCTGCTGCTCCCGCTGCTGTTGAAGCCGAGACGCCTGCCGAGG ccgctgctccttcagaAGTAACGTTACCTGCTCCACCTGCTGCTGCCGAGGGCGAGGCGCCGGCCCAGG CCGCTGCCCCCGCTCCTGAGGAGCCCGCTGCTGCCCCAGAGGCAGCCGCCCCTGAGGCTCCCGCTGATG CTGCTGCCGCACCCCCAGCCGAGGAACCCAAAGCCCCTACGCCGCCTCCTCCGGAAG TGCCCACCAGCGAGCCTCTTAACGTGAGCGTGGAGGATGTCAACGACACCACGCTCACGATCAGATGGAGACCCCCAGAGAAGATCGGCTCTGGCCTGGATGGATACACCGTGGAGTACTGCAAAGACCAAA CGACCGACTGGATTGTTGCTAACCCTGAGCCCACACCAGCCAACCGCTTGGTGATCAAAAACCTGACCACCAGCGACCTTCTTCACGTCCGAGTAATCTCTGTCAACCCCGGCGGCCCCAGCCCCCCAGGGCTCCTAGCTGAACCCGTCATCGTGCGCGAAgtcgtgg ATCGCCCCAAAATCCATCTGCCTCGCATCCTGAGAACCAGATATGTGAAAAAGGTTGGCGAAAAGATCAACCTTGTCATCCCCTTTTCG ggCAAACCCAAACCGGTGGTGAGCTGGTCCAAGGACGGCCAGGCCCTGGACGCAAAGACGGTGAACATCCGCAACACCGACAAGGACAGCATCCTGTTCATCCGGCAGGCGGACAGGGTCCACTCGGGCCAGTACGAGATGTGCGTGAAGGTCGACAGCTTCGAGGACAAGGCCACCATCACACTGCAGATCGTCG AACTTCCAGGTCCCCCGACCAGCGTTAAGCTTGTGGACACCTGGGGCTTCAACGCGGCCCTGGAATGGACCCCGCCCCAGGACAGTGGCAACACAGAAATCACGGGGTACACCGTTCAGAAAGCCGACAAGAAAACCGGG GACTGGTTCACGGTGCTGGAGCACTATCACAGGCTCAACGGCACTGTCTCCGACCTCGTCATGGGCAACACCTACTCCTTCAGAGTCTTCTCCGAGAACAAGGTCGGCCGCAGCGAAGAGGCGGCCGTCACCAAGACAACGGCGCAGATTCAGAAAATAG GTGTAAAATATGAGCCTGTGGATTACAAGGAGCGTGACTTCACCGAAGCGCCCAAATTCACCACTCCCCTCAGTGACCGGGCTGCCACTGTGGGCTACTCCACCAAACTCCTGTGTGCCGTGAGAGGGTATCCAAAG CCCAAAGTTGAGTGGATGAAGAACTCCATGATCATCGGCGAGGACCCCAAGTTCAGGATGATCAACCATCAGGGAATCTGCACCCTGGAGATCCGCAAGCCGTCCAGCTTCGACGGCGGGGTCTACACCTGCCGGGCGAAGAACCTCCTCGGGGAGGCGGCCGTGGCCTGCAAGCTGGAGGTCAAAC AGGTCATAAACCCTGCCGCTGAAAAGAAGTAA
- the LOC133110030 gene encoding myosin-binding protein H-like isoform X1, which yields MPFKAVIKKAPSKKPLAKKAEPAPVPEPEPAPAEAPPAEAAPAEVAPVEAAPAAEAAPAPDAAPPAESAAAPAPPPAKEAPAEAEAAAAPAAEEVAAPAPAEPEKPADVPEAPSVEEASVAPPAASEPEAPAKAEEPAEKAAAPAAVEAETPAEAAAPSEVTLPAPPAAAEGEAPAQAAAPAPEEPAAAPEAAAPEAPADAAAAPPAEEPKAPTPPPPEAAAAPPAEEPKAPTPPPPEVPTSEPLNVSVEDVNDTTLTIRWRPPEKIGSGLDGYTVEYCKDQTTDWIVANPEPTPANRLVIKNLTTSDLLHVRVISVNPGGPSPPGLLAEPVIVREVVDRPKIHLPRILRTRYVKKVGEKINLVIPFSGKPKPVVSWSKDGQALDAKTVNIRNTDKDSILFIRQADRVHSGQYEMCVKVDSFEDKATITLQIVELPGPPTSVKLVDTWGFNAALEWTPPQDSGNTEITGYTVQKADKKTGDWFTVLEHYHRLNGTVSDLVMGNTYSFRVFSENKVGRSEEAAVTKTTAQIQKIGVKYEPVDYKERDFTEAPKFTTPLSDRAATVGYSTKLLCAVRGYPKPKVEWMKNSMIIGEDPKFRMINHQGICTLEIRKPSSFDGGVYTCRAKNLLGEAAVACKLEVKQVINPAAEKK from the exons ATGCCATTCAAGGCTGTCATCAAGAAGGCGCCGTCGAAGAAGCCGCTGGCGAAAAAGGCCGAGCCAGCTCCGGTGCCCGAACCCGAGCCCGCACCTGCTGAGGCTCCCCCCGCAGAAGCGGCGCCAGCCGAGGTCGCTCCGGTGGAAGCCGCTCCGGCCGCTGAGGCCGCTCCTGCGCCAGATGCTGCTCCCCCGGCAGAAAGCGCCGCTGCTCCGGCTCCACCCCCTGCCAAAGAAGCTCCGGCAGAAG CTGAAGCCGCTGCCGCTCCGGCTGCAGAAGAGGTCGCTGCGCCTGCGCCAGCTGAACCTGAGAAACCCGCTGACG TCCCCGAGGCTCCCTCTGTGGAAGAAGCCAGTGTCGCCCCACCAGCCGCTTCGGAGCCGGAGGCACCGGCTAAAGCAGAGG AGCCCGCTGAGAAGGCTGCTGCTCCCGCTGCTGTTGAAGCCGAGACGCCTGCCGAGG ccgctgctccttcagaAGTAACGTTACCTGCTCCACCTGCTGCTGCCGAGGGCGAGGCGCCGGCCCAGG CCGCTGCCCCCGCTCCTGAGGAGCCCGCTGCTGCCCCAGAGGCAGCCGCCCCTGAGGCTCCCGCTGATG CTGCTGCCGCACCCCCAGCCGAGGAACCCAAAGCACctacacctcctcctccagaag CTGCTGCCGCACCCCCAGCCGAGGAACCCAAAGCCCCTACGCCGCCTCCTCCGGAAG TGCCCACCAGCGAGCCTCTTAACGTGAGCGTGGAGGATGTCAACGACACCACGCTCACGATCAGATGGAGACCCCCAGAGAAGATCGGCTCTGGCCTGGATGGATACACCGTGGAGTACTGCAAAGACCAAA CGACCGACTGGATTGTTGCTAACCCTGAGCCCACACCAGCCAACCGCTTGGTGATCAAAAACCTGACCACCAGCGACCTTCTTCACGTCCGAGTAATCTCTGTCAACCCCGGCGGCCCCAGCCCCCCAGGGCTCCTAGCTGAACCCGTCATCGTGCGCGAAgtcgtgg ATCGCCCCAAAATCCATCTGCCTCGCATCCTGAGAACCAGATATGTGAAAAAGGTTGGCGAAAAGATCAACCTTGTCATCCCCTTTTCG ggCAAACCCAAACCGGTGGTGAGCTGGTCCAAGGACGGCCAGGCCCTGGACGCAAAGACGGTGAACATCCGCAACACCGACAAGGACAGCATCCTGTTCATCCGGCAGGCGGACAGGGTCCACTCGGGCCAGTACGAGATGTGCGTGAAGGTCGACAGCTTCGAGGACAAGGCCACCATCACACTGCAGATCGTCG AACTTCCAGGTCCCCCGACCAGCGTTAAGCTTGTGGACACCTGGGGCTTCAACGCGGCCCTGGAATGGACCCCGCCCCAGGACAGTGGCAACACAGAAATCACGGGGTACACCGTTCAGAAAGCCGACAAGAAAACCGGG GACTGGTTCACGGTGCTGGAGCACTATCACAGGCTCAACGGCACTGTCTCCGACCTCGTCATGGGCAACACCTACTCCTTCAGAGTCTTCTCCGAGAACAAGGTCGGCCGCAGCGAAGAGGCGGCCGTCACCAAGACAACGGCGCAGATTCAGAAAATAG GTGTAAAATATGAGCCTGTGGATTACAAGGAGCGTGACTTCACCGAAGCGCCCAAATTCACCACTCCCCTCAGTGACCGGGCTGCCACTGTGGGCTACTCCACCAAACTCCTGTGTGCCGTGAGAGGGTATCCAAAG CCCAAAGTTGAGTGGATGAAGAACTCCATGATCATCGGCGAGGACCCCAAGTTCAGGATGATCAACCATCAGGGAATCTGCACCCTGGAGATCCGCAAGCCGTCCAGCTTCGACGGCGGGGTCTACACCTGCCGGGCGAAGAACCTCCTCGGGGAGGCGGCCGTGGCCTGCAAGCTGGAGGTCAAAC AGGTCATAAACCCTGCCGCTGAAAAGAAGTAA